GATCACCACTACTCCCGGAAAGCTTCGTAAAAAGTTTTCCAGCCAGATGATACTTTCAATATCCAGGTGATTCGTTGGCTCATCCAGCAATAAGATATCGTTTGTTTGCAATAACAGCTTCGCCAGTTCGATACGCATTCTCCAGCCTCCGGAAAAAGTATCCGTCAGCTTGTCAAAATCCTCCCGTTTGAACCCCAGTCCTAACAGGATTTTTTCTGTATCGCCAATATAGTTATACCCTCCCAATATTTCATAATGGTGGGTAACATCGCTTAATTGTTCTATTAATTCCGAATATTCCGCGCTTTCATAATCGGTTCGCGTTGCCAGCTGATGGTTGATTTCTTCCATCTTGAATTCGGCATGCTTGATCTCTTCAAAAGCCTGATACGCTTCATCCAGAACCGTTCTTCCTTTTACAAAATCGATATCCTGTTTTAAGAATCCTATTTTTACTTCTTTCTCAGTAGCAATGCTACCGGAATCCGGCGCCAGCTCCCGAGAGAGAATTTTTAGCATCGTTGATTTACCGGCTCCGTTTTTTCCAACAAGTCCTACTCTGTCCCCCGCTCCCAATCGGAAAGTTACTTCTTCAAATAAATAAGTACCCCCAAAAGAAACTGATAAATTGTGTATATTTAGCATAATTTTATTACAAATGTTACAAAGGTAATTTTTTAAAAGATGTACCTTTACTAAAATTTATGCAAATGTTAAAAAAAGGATCCAAACTCAATAGTATTTTAACAGGAAGTTGTCCTAAATGCCAGGAAGAAAGCATGTATGTGGATAAAAACCCGTATAAATTGAGCAGCGTATTTAAAATGCATGATAAATGCAGCCACTGCGGCACCTATTATAAAATAGAGCCCTCATTTTTTTACGGAGCCATGTATGTGAGCTATGGAGTGGGTATTGCTTTTGGAGTGGCCGCTTTTGTGATCACCTATCTTTTTTTAGGTCTGAGCCTGAAAACGGCATTTATAGCAATCATTGCTACTTTAATTGTTTTTATGCCTGTCATTATGCGGTTGTCCCGGAATATCTGGATTAACTTTTTTGTGCATTATGACAAAGATTGGAAAAACAACATCCATTCATAATATTTTAGGAATCCAGACGGATTCCTAATTTTTTATAGCAGCGTTTAATATCGATCTGCGCATCCAAAGGGATGTTGTTTTCGATAGCATCATATAAGGATTTTGCCAAAACAGGCCCCAGCATCACGCCACGTGTGCCCAGGCCATTCAGGATATGAATATTGTTATGAATATGATGAGTACCCACTAACGGACGCCGGTCTTTTACCGTAGGACGAACACCGGCAAAATGTTCTACAATCTCAAAATCGCAGTCAATCAGTTCTTTCAGATTATCCAGTAATTCCTGCTTACCGGCTTCTGTAGGCAAATCGGTTTTATCCTCCCAATTGTAGGTGGCGCCCACTTTAAAAAGATCATTCCCTACAGGCAGGATAAAAATACTGGATTTTAAAACCACGTCAAGGTTTAAATCCGGTGCTTTAATGAGCAGTAGTTCTCCTTTGGTTCCATCCAATGGCAGCTGTTTGAAAAACGGATTATGAACCAATCCGAAGCCATCAGCAAAAATGATATGTTTTGCTTTCAGACCGCTATAGGAAACACCTTCTTCCAGGAATTCAATTCGGGAATAGTCGAAACGTTCTTTCCGCACCCAATTGTTCCGGTTTAAAAACTCCAGGTAGGAATCCAATAGTACTTTGGTATCGACATAACCGGTCATTAACACTTCCCCAAAACCGAATTGAGAGGTAATGGACTGGTATTCCCGATGTATTATTGTTGTGGAAAGAAATGGTGCCAGATTTGGCTTATCGGCAGCCTGGAACCAGTTGTTCTGTTCTTCAATGGAAGCAAACTTCCTGTAGATCGGAATCCTAAAGTCAAATTTAGCCGCTATTTTATCTTCTATAGCCGCATAAAAAGGCAATCCGTAATCCAATTGCTGTTTAGCATTCCAAACCTCACTAAATCGCTTTAAAATAACCGGGTTATACAAGCCTCCGGCCACCCGTGAAGAGGAAGAAGAGTTATCTTCAAAAACCATAATGGTTTTACCCTGCTGCAAGGCGGTTTCTGCAAAACAAATTCCGGCTATACCGGAGCCAACAATCAAATAATCTACCATAGTACAAAAATAAAAAACTCTTACCCAGGAAGGTAAGAGTTTTTCATAAAATTGGAGAAATTATTTTTTAGTAATTCCACATATCTTGTTCAAAGTTGCGGATTTTTTCTTTTACACGCTCAGATTCCAATAACTGCATTTGAGCATTTTCTTTTACATATTCTTCAATTTGTCTATCGCCGTAAACATTTTCTTCTCTGTAGATTACTCCACTAAAGCGTCTTGAGTTTAACAGGTGATCAAACGTAATCGGCATTGCTGAGTTTTTATCATTGAAGGCCTTGTTTGCATGTAACACATCTCTTGCAGACGGGAAGTAAACCCAGAATAATTCGATGTATTCTTTCTCCTCTTTGTCCATCGTATAAACATCCGGTACAATAGGACAGATTCCTAACATTCTGTATTTTAATTCACCTTGACGGGTATCAAAATACCAATAACCTACAATTTTATAATCAGAAACGTCACTTGGTCTGATTTCGGTTTTGTTGATATACTCTTCCGAAATTTTCGCTCCTGCTTTTTTCTGTTTTGCGGTAAAGGTGTTGTATTGCTCTTTACCGGCATCAGTAGTGTCAATTCTAAACAGGGAAGCTTCGATATCTTTTAATGATTTTTTAGTTGTAAAATAACTATCATCATAGATTTCAGTAAGCTTGTTGTTTTTAATTCCGTCAACCAAAACCTCATAAAGCGGTTTTCTGTCCGGTCCTAAATTTCCATCTACAGGATAATATAAAGGAAAATTAACTCTTTCATCAAGGTCAACAATTTCCCAGATTTTCTTCCCCATTAAAACATCACGATCATCAACATAACCATAAGGTAACGGCTTGTCATTATCAGCGTTTAATTGTGCTGCGGTTTTTTTACCGATATCAGCCGGGGTTTTTGCATTCAAAAGATTAGACTGTGCATAAGTTGCAATAGAACTAAAAGTAAATGCAATTACTAATGAAAAATTTCTCCAATTCATTTTTTATTCTTTATAAACTATTAAAGTAATTATAAACTCAAACTTGGTCGTTTTTATTGTACTTCAAATGTACAAGGTGCAACTCTTTTTGGCATTTGATCTAATCCAACGAATTTAGCTTTGATCTCAGAGATAACTACGATATCACCTCTACCAGCTTTAGCAATAGCAGCTTTAGCTCTTGCATCCATTTTGTTACCTGATACTACAATTGTAGGCTGACCTGGCACTTTAATGTTAAATTGTGTTACGTTAACAGAAACCGGGAAATCGAAATCTTCTAATTCAGCAGAGATTGTACAAACCTCTAAGTTCGATTTAGCTCCTTTAGCAGCAACCTCACCACGGATTTTTCCAGTTGGAGCAGGTAAACCTTTGATTCTGAAAACTTCTTTACTACTGAAAGATTTTCCATCAGGCATAGTAGCGCTAACATTAATGGTTACATCGCTTCCAGCTCCTGGTGTAAGGTTATATTGACCTGGTTTTCCAGTAGATGCCATTCCAGGTGCAGATGCTTTAACTTTATCAGAAGAGATACCTGGTACAGAAACCGAAATAGGGTTCGATACACCACGGTAAACAACTTTCATTTTGTCAGCAGATACAATTGCCTGGTTTGGTTTTGGAACTACAACGTAGTTTCCTGCAATTTCGATTTCAACTGGTTTGTTGTCTTCCATGAAAGTAAACTTACCTTTGATATCTTTTTCACCAACGCTACCAGCAGCCATTTTGAAAATAGCAGAACCATTTTCGATAGATGTTGAAGCACCGTTTACAGAAACTGCTTTTGGAACTGTAGACTCGTCATAACGACCTAATACTACACGTCCTGTAACTTGCTCTCCCTGGAAGAAAGCTGATTTATCCATCATTACGAAAGCTTTATAGTTTTTCATAGATGCAGCTGCCATTGCAGTGTTACCCATGAAAGCATTATATAAATCTGCTTCAACATTTTTAACATCATTTTGCATGGCTGTTAATTTTGTCAATGAAGCGATAGATGGGAATCCTTTATAATGATAATCTAAGAATTTTTTAGTAATCCCTTCGCTATCTTTAACATCAGCAGTGCTGAATTTAGAGTCAATCTCACCAACAATAGCCTTATATTTAGCATCATTTCCAAGTACTGCTTTCATATCAGCTTTATACTTTTCAATGGTGTTGATAATTTCTTTACCTTTTGCAGAATATCCATCACCGGCAAACCAAGATTGATCAATAGCATCACCTTTATCCATTGCTTCATAAGGTAATTTTCCCTGCTCAGTTTTTTCAACTCCTGCAACTAAATCAGTTTTAAGCTTCCCAATATAATCATAAAAATTCTTACTTATGACAGCTACCTGATCAGCCATTTTTTTTGCAGCGCCGAATTGAGACGGGTTATCAGCTGCTTTAGTGCCAAGTGCACTTAAAATTTGCGAATTTGTTTCTACTGCAGCAGAATTAGCTGTTTCGAATTTCTCGTTCATCAAACCAAAAGCTGATAGAACTTCTTTTGACATGTTTAATGCCAACATTGCGATGAAAACCAAGTACATCAGGTTAATCATCTTCTGTCTAGGGGTTAATTTTCCTCCTGCCATTTCTTCTAATTAGTTTTTAATAGATTAATAAATGCAACTAATTAGTTTCTGTTGCTCATTGCAGAAAGCATTCCGCCATACACATTATTTAATGAAGATAGGTTTGCAGTCAATGATTGCATCTGATCTTTTAATTTCAAGTTGTTTTCAGCAACTTCTTTATTAATTTCAGCATTACGGGTAGCGCTTTCTAACTGAACTTTATACATACTGTTTAAAGATTCCATTTGAGCAGCTGCCATTGACATTTCTTCAGCATATTTTTTAGTAGAAGCAACTGAATCAACTGTTGGAGCAATTCCTTTAGCTGCAGCTTCGAAGTTTTTGATGCTGTTTCCTAAGCTAGACATTAACTCACCGTCAATTTTAGCTTCTTTTAACATGTTGTCTAATTTTTGAGATAAAAGACCTTGAGCTTCTGTTGGGTTTTCTGCTTTTTTAACGTCTTTTTTCTTTGCTTCCCCACCTGCTAATTCAGGGTACACTAATGTCCAATCTAAATCTTTATCCACCGGTTCAAAAGCCGATAACGCAAAGATAAAAGCCTCTGTTAACAGACCAATTGTCAACATAACACTTCCTGTTAAAGGACCGATTTCAAAGTGAATCAATTTGAATAATGCTCCAACGATTACCACTGCAGCCCCCATTCCATAAAGAAAGTTCATTGTTTTTTTGTTCAATAAAGCCATAATAAAATAAAATTTTAGTTAGTTAAGTTAATTATAATTAAAAATTGGTTAAATTTTAAAATTGAGTTAAGTTGAATGATTCTGATAATTAGTTGGGTCTGTTTCCGGTTGCCTGAGCTCCCATGTAATCCTGAACTGTTCTGAATCCGATGTAGCTTCTTGCCGTATCTGCATATTCGAAGTTACGGGTACCTACCTGTAAGTAGTAAGAAACATCTTTCCAGGATCCACCACGTACCACTTTACGTTGGTTTTTAGCATCCGGTACATTTGGATTCATTGTCGATACGTAATCATAAGCTGCAGCATCATAAGATGAATCTGTCCACTCGGCTACGTTACCAGACATGTTGTAAAGGTTGAAATCATTCGGCTCGTATGATTTAGCTTCAACAGTGTATAAAGCACCGTCTGCTGCATAATCTCCACGGCTTGGCTTAAAGTTTGCCAAATAACATCCTCTATCATTGTGAGTATACGGTCCACCCCAAGGATAAGCTGCAGATTCCAGACCACCTCTTGCAGCGTATTCCCACTCTGCTTCAGTTGGTAAACGGAAAGAGTTTACCTGATCTCTTCCTTTTTTCTTTTTGATATAAGAGTTTTTATTTAATGTTCTCCAAGCACAAAAAGCTTTAGCCTGTTTCCAGCTAACTCCAACTACAGGGTAATCCCCGTAAGCCTGGTGCCAGAAATAGTCATTGTGCATTGGCTCATTATAAGAATACGCGAAGTCTTTAATCCAAACGGTTGTATCCGGATAAATCAACTGGTTTTCTGTTTTAATGAATTTACCTCTTTTAGATCTGCTGCTTGTAGTGCTCTTATCTTTAGCAGCCGCCTGAATGTCCATCCAGGTATAACGGAATTTTAACTTCGACACGTCGAAAGTTCTCAAACCGTTGTATGATTCACTCGCTGGTAAATAAAGTGAATCCATTACCTCAACATAATACTCATCCGGGTATTTCTGAGGGTCAGCATGCAACTTCACTTTTCTGTTAAGACGTCTTCCAGCATACGGATCTTCATCCGTACCTACGCTGTAATAATTCTCATACATATATTTGTCGTATGCAGACATTTTTGCAGGATCCTGG
This region of Flavobacterium inviolabile genomic DNA includes:
- the porM gene encoding type IX secretion system motor protein PorM/GldM, whose amino-acid sequence is MAGGKLTPRQKMINLMYLVFIAMLALNMSKEVLSAFGLMNEKFETANSAAVETNSQILSALGTKAADNPSQFGAAKKMADQVAVISKNFYDYIGKLKTDLVAGVEKTEQGKLPYEAMDKGDAIDQSWFAGDGYSAKGKEIINTIEKYKADMKAVLGNDAKYKAIVGEIDSKFSTADVKDSEGITKKFLDYHYKGFPSIASLTKLTAMQNDVKNVEADLYNAFMGNTAMAAASMKNYKAFVMMDKSAFFQGEQVTGRVVLGRYDESTVPKAVSVNGASTSIENGSAIFKMAAGSVGEKDIKGKFTFMEDNKPVEIEIAGNYVVVPKPNQAIVSADKMKVVYRGVSNPISVSVPGISSDKVKASAPGMASTGKPGQYNLTPGAGSDVTINVSATMPDGKSFSSKEVFRIKGLPAPTGKIRGEVAAKGAKSNLEVCTISAELEDFDFPVSVNVTQFNIKVPGQPTIVVSGNKMDARAKAAIAKAGRGDIVVISEIKAKFVGLDQMPKRVAPCTFEVQ
- a CDS encoding DUF983 domain-containing protein; amino-acid sequence: MLKKGSKLNSILTGSCPKCQEESMYVDKNPYKLSSVFKMHDKCSHCGTYYKIEPSFFYGAMYVSYGVGIAFGVAAFVITYLFLGLSLKTAFIAIIATLIVFMPVIMRLSRNIWINFFVHYDKDWKNNIHS
- the porK gene encoding T9SS ring complex lipoprotein PorK/GldK encodes the protein MKKFIALTAVVSLFFSCGSNDRGELVGVKGKKWHPEKPYGMTLVPGGAFIMGKSDDDLANVQDAPTKTVTVRSFYMDETEITNSEYRQFVEWVKDSTIRVRLAILADEQGMKPGTGGNKGGSIGDFAFSDQDPAKMSAYDKYMYENYYSVGTDEDPYAGRRLNRKVKLHADPQKYPDEYYVEVMDSLYLPASESYNGLRTFDVSKLKFRYTWMDIQAAAKDKSTTSSRSKRGKFIKTENQLIYPDTTVWIKDFAYSYNEPMHNDYFWHQAYGDYPVVGVSWKQAKAFCAWRTLNKNSYIKKKKGRDQVNSFRLPTEAEWEYAARGGLESAAYPWGGPYTHNDRGCYLANFKPSRGDYAADGALYTVEAKSYEPNDFNLYNMSGNVAEWTDSSYDAAAYDYVSTMNPNVPDAKNQRKVVRGGSWKDVSYYLQVGTRNFEYADTARSYIGFRTVQDYMGAQATGNRPN
- the porL gene encoding type IX secretion system motor protein PorL/GldL, whose protein sequence is MALLNKKTMNFLYGMGAAVVIVGALFKLIHFEIGPLTGSVMLTIGLLTEAFIFALSAFEPVDKDLDWTLVYPELAGGEAKKKDVKKAENPTEAQGLLSQKLDNMLKEAKIDGELMSSLGNSIKNFEAAAKGIAPTVDSVASTKKYAEEMSMAAAQMESLNSMYKVQLESATRNAEINKEVAENNLKLKDQMQSLTANLSSLNNVYGGMLSAMSNRN
- a CDS encoding NAD(P)/FAD-dependent oxidoreductase, yielding MVDYLIVGSGIAGICFAETALQQGKTIMVFEDNSSSSSRVAGGLYNPVILKRFSEVWNAKQQLDYGLPFYAAIEDKIAAKFDFRIPIYRKFASIEEQNNWFQAADKPNLAPFLSTTIIHREYQSITSQFGFGEVLMTGYVDTKVLLDSYLEFLNRNNWVRKERFDYSRIEFLEEGVSYSGLKAKHIIFADGFGLVHNPFFKQLPLDGTKGELLLIKAPDLNLDVVLKSSIFILPVGNDLFKVGATYNWEDKTDLPTEAGKQELLDNLKELIDCDFEIVEHFAGVRPTVKDRRPLVGTHHIHNNIHILNGLGTRGVMLGPVLAKSLYDAIENNIPLDAQIDIKRCYKKLGIRLDS
- the porN gene encoding type IX secretion system ring subunit PorN/GldN; this translates as MNWRNFSLVIAFTFSSIATYAQSNLLNAKTPADIGKKTAAQLNADNDKPLPYGYVDDRDVLMGKKIWEIVDLDERVNFPLYYPVDGNLGPDRKPLYEVLVDGIKNNKLTEIYDDSYFTTKKSLKDIEASLFRIDTTDAGKEQYNTFTAKQKKAGAKISEEYINKTEIRPSDVSDYKIVGYWYFDTRQGELKYRMLGICPIVPDVYTMDKEEKEYIELFWVYFPSARDVLHANKAFNDKNSAMPITFDHLLNSRRFSGVIYREENVYGDRQIEEYVKENAQMQLLESERVKEKIRNFEQDMWNY